GCACGGCCAATCTGGTGGCCGACTGAATGGCGAATGGTTGGATAACCGCCATCTTCAATTACTTGCCTTCCGACAGCATCCACCTCATAACCCGCCTTACCAGGAACTAAAGCCTCAATGGAAGCCGTAATAGCATCAATAGCAGTATCAAAAGCATGCTGGATTTCCACAGGCGCTTGCTTTTCACCCGGTTTTAAGAAGTAGCAGGTACGGGCAATATCTGATACATAATGGCTATACTTTAGGCTGAAGTCGATTATGACAATATCGCCAGGCTCAGTTTGATGGTCCGCAGGTTTCCGATGTGCTAGCCCTTTTCTAGCTATGCATACAAGAGGGGGATCATTAGGATGACCTAAACCGTTTGTCACTCCTCTTTTCCCCATCTCATCAACAAATAATTGACCGATTTCCAGTTCTGTCATTCCGCATGTAATACGCTTAAATACATCATCAAAAATATCTGTTGTGTACCTAATGGCCTTCTTAATATTTTGAAGCTCTCCTGCTGTTTTCACACTGCGCAGCTTCTTCAAAACCGACTCACTTGATACCTCCATACCTGCTAGGCGCTCTTTTCCAATGACATTTTCCAACCACACATATAATCCTTGTGTTAACCCATCGCAAAGATGGTCACTCTCAGAAATGTTTAAGGCAAGCTTTTGCGGCTGGACTTCCTCAAAGA
The window above is part of the Bacillus sp. SORGH_AS_0510 genome. Proteins encoded here:
- a CDS encoding Xaa-Pro peptidase family protein, with the protein product MISAVNSITSEKLEQATRLLNENGLDTWLILTREGTDPALPLIVGIRSVHKAAIFIRSNGEHIALTSVSDKGSYESTNLFKKVLVYEAGMEEAFLTLFEEVQPQKLALNISESDHLCDGLTQGLYVWLENVIGKERLAGMEVSSESVLKKLRSVKTAGELQNIKKAIRYTTDIFDDVFKRITCGMTELEIGQLFVDEMGKRGVTNGLGHPNDPPLVCIARKGLAHRKPADHQTEPGDIVIIDFSLKYSHYVSDIARTCYFLKPGEKQAPVEIQHAFDTAIDAITASIEALVPGKAGYEVDAVGRQVIEDGGYPTIRHSVGHQIGRATHDGGTILGPKRVPPRPEVEGIIEVGEIYAIEPTVIQDNGLPCILVEENVLVTEKGPVVLSKRQTELVLIQAEGK